The following proteins are encoded in a genomic region of Nomascus leucogenys isolate Asia chromosome 17, Asia_NLE_v1, whole genome shotgun sequence:
- the SEC61G gene encoding protein transport protein Sec61 subunit gamma, which yields MDQVMQFVEPSRQFVKDSIRLVKRCTKPDRKEFQKIAMATAIGFAIMGFIGFFVKLIHIPINNIIVGG from the exons ATGGATCAGGTAATGCAGTTTGTTGAGCCAAGTCGGCAGTTTGTAAAGGACTCCATTCGGCTGGTTAAAAGATGCACTAAACCTGATAGAAAAG AATTCCAGAAGATTGCCATGGCAACAGCAATAGGATTTGCTATAATGGGATTCATTGGCTTCTTTGTGAAATTGATCCATATTCCTATTAATAACATCATTGT tgGTGGCTGA